Proteins from a single region of Anastrepha ludens isolate Willacy chromosome 5, idAnaLude1.1, whole genome shotgun sequence:
- the LOC128863814 gene encoding uncharacterized protein LOC128863814 isoform X1, translating to MDSSYFRRQPASILSTAKMQDTGGGGGGGVGVGVGVGVGVTPGVNMGAGPSQRYSWVGVQTGIGNENINFTNDPSASLTCWLTPTDYQYRNIYMTNCFALCAQNHFQNFTKPLENVCSYHYPTHVGLPAGQQLQMGGTTPRTKHVSFARSHTLTSFDDVNLGLRSSGRMKTARSQERLIGGKKPIIATGSLYESIQLPTRIGQPTALHPQQQMQQQQLQQQQMQQQQQQQQQQSHPPSNYITTLPPTIAMHPHQQAVIHQHAPHIHPPHGHGHSHQHHHGPPIHIHQFVPAAFAGSDLGAQVQTEQPISLLSGRPLSHMDDIPLGVGGAGATHGGVMPAGLGVLTCATQVLAPPSPEVLVVEKKFRNAMKTQATQTELRKDGFTQVLALSPRTMHKVKVVSQGAQTNGLLNGKKLTKSLSEMPNGKVVPGADIGQIRSFVDHSAVYRTQSEEPPKSPLDLDDPNNINYYEPPPPLDTISYYSRRSSQLPSEESTPFFPKDAIAFDYESNSLPRRACTFHRESSFSSNSLPRREPQHAHEICKHITECTELMGDINGGVGGGLLDFSKPHLLPPPSEYCREADEPLTSTSTLTAEPSGASGVPEVVEVNRRKSMVATLPPPDVDITPTPFRRDDIRRQSMPIYVKTEKLIDGFGPRSSFRSKTKPKTVVAGGDVFDEKEIFIDFKPHVSLKTAAQVAQAQYRPLYKPLPPPPTTEEITQQRVVEECENCRALQEAEPRSSVSEDDYEDGAEQERQPETEEDKTHLEVSDQHDPLYENVPSVYKPMNVPRVAAERRASMRKRSVSLDEQSVAPEKCIDVSAPPSPCREELLFANASTYPSSDSLANDVTRDHSDGIWNESQVTVLTAEQKEGSEGSYTSNMLLTPTSRRKNLLLQHQQRSSVDTDALDLEDTQVDLSPTYGIAVSPLSNVSKPVKSGTPITQQPQASRELKSTTLTVPLNITPPSIAVTPSLPVAKETSPKKSPGTSKRIIQELPTLSCDGRRTSDVQLTRASIDATTANKFNNHTDVSECSTNTDEYATCTDTSKRTPVSTQSSQIDRTQGSSFESASSLYSTRGDILTEDILQHDEKPTKSHKIEREMQLKSPVSTAEMTKRSPSHSISSTSSSSYNVAGLKTPSPSAKDAEKRVDIPEKTVSKPALPASVIQPAATEPVSGREKPRIKPESISDDERSEVRYSSSGYYESPHDDEHLIKSRRHRLDEERKRRKTTMKLDIEKENLRALTSPIKKLPAATAGAQVPSIAGAKDKLPEKQTTSGTTHVIDTASPNRIKRFRPKIRRQLRRSSRDDSTPKRQKNLVNLYGIPPTAGSTEKLLDYSVSLKKEEREELPVAECKTSKVITSPQTTTKTKTSSDVCQLKAKSIESLRSVSPGSDSVFYSEADGPTQEPHSHCLHCGKGGEGQTTHISALAGDSVESLPYIENEHEQDIVKPPSDFADSPVTTKTTQRLYKKMDKRFRSEERYHGGERGRHYKTRQENIRAKSEERSRESVHTRSPQSLRPAGSSPCVLPDAAVEQSQQIIYRGHYDPARYSRLTDADVWTQLNHQSFDRHRDRRPSTESERSFHSKYQVILHRLVQRRCTLEMYHRQRNNSFRVDKTIVVKSESGEFGFRIHGSKPVVVAAIEPETPAESSGLEVGDIIISVNGVEVLDKHHTEVVKIAHDGCEILELEVARTIGVLMHEQQEPPSQPIFSGYLWRQSGQAKGAPNTKKWVRRWFSLRPDNCLYYYKTEDDTQPVGAMIMAKHTVDHCPPEVGKPHAFKIDSGEGIPLYVAADSEELSSRWIKLLKQAATQGTPWLDNCAHNLYQPPSSITRPDCFGYLLKLGSRWCGWSKRYCVLKDACLYFYQDANSKTAFGMACLHGYKVSSMSTNASGKKNSFEIIPPETKLRHYYFCTESEMDKKRWISALEYSIDRWIKSG from the exons ATGGATAGTTCCTATTTTAGACGACAACCAGCTTCAATATTGAGCACTGCGAAAATGCAAGAcactggtggtggtggtggtggtggcgtcGGTGTCGGTGTCGGTGTCGGTGTCGGTGTAACACCAGGCGTCAACATGGGGGCGGGCCCAAGTCAACGCTACTCTTGGGTGGGCGTTCAAACAGGAATTGGAAATGAGAATATCAACTTTACGAACGACCCAAG CGCAAGCCTGACTTGCTGGCTAACACCGACTGACTACCAATATCGGAATATTTATATGACGAATTGTTTTGCACTTTGCGCACAGAATCATTTTCAAAACTTCACTAAACCACTCGAAAATGTTTG TTCGTACCACTATCCCACCCATGTCGGACTGCCAGCCGGCCAACAACTACAAATGGGCGGCACAACACCGAG AACAAAGCATGTCAGCTTCGCCCGTTCGCATACACTCACCTCCTTCGACGATGTCAATTTGGGCTTACGTTCCTCTGGTCGCATGAAGACCGCACGCAGCCAAGAGCGTCTAATTGGCGGCAAGAAACCGATCATTGCCACTGGCTCTTTGTACGAGTCTATACAACTGCCAACTCGTATAGGCCAACCAACTGCACTGCATCCACAACAGcaaatgcaacaacagcaactgcaacaacagcaaatgcaacaacagcaacagcagcagcagcagcaatctCATCCGCCGTCTAATTATATTACGACTTTACCGCCCACGATCGCCATGCATCCACATCAACAGGCTGTCATACATCAGCATGCGCCACACATCCATCCACCGCATGGGCATGGCCATTCACATCAACATCATCATGGACCGCCTATTCATATACATCAATTTGTGCCGGCAGCTTTTGCCGGCTCAGACTTGGGAGCTCAGGTGCAAACTGAACAACCGATTTCTTTGTTATCCGGCAGGCCACTATCGCACATGGATGACATACCACTTGGTGTCGGTGGTGCTGGAGCGACGCATGGTGGCGTCATGCCCGCTGGCTTAGGGGTGTTGACATGCGCCACGCAGGTACTTGCACCACCTAGTCCCGAAGTGCTGGTTGTGGAGAAGAAGTTTCGCAATGCTATGAAAACACAGGCCACGCAAACGGAGCTCCGGAAAGATGGATTTACGCAGGTCTTGGCGCTAAGTCCAAGAACGATGCATAAA GTTAAGGTGGTATCACAAGGCGCACAAACGAATGGTCTGCTGAATGGAAAGAAGCTCACAAAGAGTCTGTCAGAAATGCCGAACGGAAAAGTTGTACCGGGCGCAGATATCGGACAAATCAG AAGTTTTGTCGACCATAGCGCCGTGTATCGCACCCAATCAGAGGAGCCGCCGAAGTCGCCACTTGATCTCGACGATCCGAACAATATAAACTACTATGAACCGCCACCTCCACTCGACACAATTTCCTACTACAGCCGTCGCTCATCACAACTACCCTCCGAGGAGAGTACACCCTTCTTTCCCAAGGACGCAATTGCCTTCGATTATGAGAGCAATAGTTTGCCACGGCGCGCTTGTACATTCCATCGTGAAAGCAGTTTTAGCTCGAACAGTCTGCCCCGCCGTGAGCCACAACATGCGCACGAGATTTGCAAGCACATTACCGAGTGCACGGAGTTAATGGGTGACATTAATGGTGGTGTTGGTGGTGGGTTGCTAGATTTCTCTAAACCTCACCTGCTACCACCACCCAGCGAATACTGTAGAGAAGCCGATGAGCCACTGACATCCACGTCTACGCTCACAGCAGAGCCGAGCGGCGCAAGCGGCGTGCCCGAAGTTGTGGAAGTGAATCGACGCAAGTCGATGGTAGCCACGCTGCCGCCACCGGATGTCGATATTACACCTACACCCTTCAGACGCGATGACATACGCCGTCAATCAATGCCCATCTATGTGAAAACAGAGAAATTGATTGATGGCTTTGGACCACGCTCTTCATTTCGCTCGAAAACCAAACCAAAGACGGTGGTGGCTGGTGGAGATGTATTCGATGAGAAGGAGATATTTATAGATTTTAAGCCGCATGTTTCGCTGAAAACAGCTGCACAAGTCGCGCAAGCTCAATACAGACCTCTATACAAGCCGCTGCCACCTCCGCCGACAACGGAGGAAATAACACAGCAAAGAGTAGTGGAAGAATGCGAAAACTGTCGTGCACTGCAGGAAGCCGAACCGCGCTCATCAGTTAGTGAAGATGATTACGAAGATGGAGCTGAGCAGGAACGCCAACCCGAAACAGAAGAAGATAAAACACATTTGGAGGTAAGCGATCAGCATGATCCGCTCTACGAGAATGTGCCAAGTGTCTATAAGCCCATGAACGTGCCGCGTGTGGCAGCCGAGCGACGAGCCAGCATGCGCAAACGTTCCGTAAGTTTAGATGAGCAAAGCGTTGCACCGGAAAAGTGTATTGACGTGTCGGCACCACCCAGTCCTTGCCGCGAGGAATTGCTATTTGCGAATGCATCCACATACCCATCATCAGACTCGTTGGCGAACGATGTGACACGCGATCATTCGGATGGTATTTGGAATGAGTCACAGGTCACGGTGCTAACTGCCGAACAAAAGGAGGGCTCTGAAGGCTCGTATACCTCGAATATGTTATTGACGCCAACGTCGAGGCGAAAAAATCTATTGCTACAACACCAGCAACGCAGCTCGGTGGACACAGATGCATTAGATTTGGAGGACACGCAAGTCGATTTG AGTCCCACTTATGGAATTGCAGTGAGCCCGCTGTCAAACGTGTCCAAACCAGTTAAAAGTGGCACTCCCATCACGCAGCAGCCACAAGCAAGCCGTGAACTCAAGTCGACCACACTAACCGTGCCACTGAATATCACCCCACCCTCTATTGCGGTCACACCAAGTCTGCCGGTGGCTAAGGAAACGTCACCTAAGAAATCGCCGGGCACCAGCAAGCGCATCATACAGGAGTTACCTACATTGTCATGCGATGGACGACGCACCTCTGACGTGCAACTGACGCGTGCCTCAATAGACGCGACCACAGCCAACAAGTTCAATAACCACACTGATGTCTCCGAGTGCAGCACGAATACGGATGAATATGCCACTTGTACCGACACATCGAAGCGCACACCAG TTTCCACACAAAGTTCACAAATCGACCGCACCCAAGGCTCATCCTTCGAGAGCGCCTCCTCGCTCTATTCAACACGTGGTGATATACTAACCGAAGACATACTGCAACACGACGAAAAACCCACTAAGTCACATAAGATCGAGCGCGAAATGCAACTGAAGTCGCCTGTATCCACGGCCGAAATGACTAAGCGTTCACCCTCGCACTCGATTAGTAGCACATCCTCGAGCAGCTATAATGTGGCTGGGTTGAAAACACCATCGCCATCAGCAAAGGATGCTGAAAAGCGTGTAGACATTCCTGAGAAGACAGTATCCAAACCGGCACTACCAGCGAGTGTTATACAGCCTGCAGCCACCGAGCCTGTAAGTGGCCGCGAGAAGCCACGCATCAAACCCGAGTCCATATCGGATGATGAACGCAGTGAAGTGCGCTACTCATCTTCTGGTTACTACGAGAGTCCACACGATGATGAGCATCTAATAAAGTCACGTCGTCATCGACTCGACGAGGAGCGCAAACGTCGTAAAACTACAATGAAATTAGACATCGAAAAGGAGAATTTGCGCGCGCTCACCAGCCCAATTAAGAAGTTACCGGCAGCGACAGCGGGAGCTCAGGTTCCATCTATAGCCGGCGCAAAGGATAAGCTGCCCGAAAAGCAAACCACCAGCGGCACAACGCACGTAATCGACACAGCAAGTCCGAAccgcattaaacgtttccgccCGAAAATACGTCGGCAGCTGAGACGTAGTTCGCGCGATGATAGCACGCCGAAAAGACAGAAGAACCTAGTCAATCTATACGGCATACCACCGACAGCGGGTAGCACCGAAAAGCTGCTAGACTACAGCGTTAGCCTTAAGAAGGAGGAACGTGAAGAGTTGCCAGTTGCCGAATGTAAGACGAGTAAAGTCATCACATCGCCACAAACAACAACGAAAACCAAAACTTCCTCGGATGTTTGTCAGTTGAAAGCAAAATCCATAGAATCGTTGCGCTCTGTCTCACCAGGCTCAGATTCGGTATTCTATAGTGAGGCTGATGGACCAACACAAGAACCGCATAGTCACTGCTTGCATTGCGGCAAAGGTGGTGAGGGCCAGACTACGCATATAAGTGCATTGGCTGGTGACTCAGTCGAATCGCTGCCATATATTGAGAACGAGCATGAACAGGATATTGTGAAGCCTCCATCAGACTTTGCAGACTCACCTGTGACTACTAAAACTACACAGCGGCTCTACAAGAAAATGGATAAACGTTTTCGTTCCGAAGAGCGTTATCATGGCGGCGAGCGTGGACGTCACTACAAAACGCGACAGGAGAATATACGCGCAAAG agcgAAGAACGTAGTCGCGAAAGTGTACACACTCGCAGTCCACAAAGCTTACGTCCAGCTGGTTCCAGTCCATGTGTTCTGCCCGATGCCGCTGTTGAACAGAGTCAGCAGATCATCTATCGCGGCCACTACGATCCTGCGCGTTATTCGCGTCTCACCGATGCAGATGTCTGGACACAGTTGAATCATCAGAGTTTTG ATCGTCATCGTGACCGCCGCCCATCAACGGAGTCTGAGCGCAGTTTTCATTCAAAGTACCAAGTCATACTTCATCGCCTGGTGCAGCGTCGTTGCACTTTGGAAATGTACCATCGACAGCGCAATAACAGTTTTC GCGTTGACAAAACTATTGTGGTAAAGAGTGAATCCGGCGAATTCGGCTTTCGCATACATGGCTCGAAGCCGGTAGTCGTTGCCGCTATTGAACCAGAAACACCCGCCGAAAGTTCTGGTCTCGAAGTGGGCGACATAATTATCTCTGTGAACGGCGTCGAAGTGTTGGATAAACATCACACCGAGGTGGTGAAGATTGCGCACGATGGCTGCGAAATACTCGAGTTGGAGGTGGCGCGCACCATTGGCGTACTCATGCACGAGCAGCAGGAGCCACCCAGCCAACCGATCTTTAGCGGCTATTTGTGGCGGCAGAGCGGTCAGGCGAAAGGCGCACCAAATACGAAGAAATGGGTGCGACGCTGGTTCTCGCTGCGGCCAGACAATTGCCTTTACTACTACAAAACAGAGGAT GACACACAACCCGTTGGCGCTATGATCATGGCTAAACACACAGTTGATCACTGCCCGCCAGAGGTCGGCAAGCCGCACGCCTTCAAAATTGATTCCGGCGAAGGTATACCACTGTATGTGGCTGCTGACTCCGAGGAATTGTCCAGCCGTTGGATTAAGTTGCTGAAGCAAGCGGCCACACAGGGCACACCCTGGCTAGATAATTG CGCTCACAATCTCTATCAACCACCGAGCAGCATTACACGTCCGGACTGTTTTGGCTACCTGCTGAAATTGGGCTCCCGCTGGTGTGGCTGGTCGAAACGCTACTGTGTACTGAAGGATGCTTGTTTGTATTTCTATCAGGATGCGAATAGCAAAACGGCATTTG GTATGGCGTGCCTGCATGGCTATAAGGTTTCGTCAATGTCGACTAACGCCTCTGGTAAGAAGAATTCCTTTGAGATTATTCCACCAGAGACTAAATTGCGGCATTACTATTTCTGCACCGAATCTGAGATGGATAAAAAGAG ATGGATTTCGGCTCTTGAATATTCCATCGATCGTTGGATAAAATCTGGGTAA
- the LOC128863814 gene encoding uncharacterized protein LOC128863814 isoform X2: MIELITSNSAIDSLRRKLEDVLKLMLLVWARESHVISKITAGERGVDKTIVVKSESGEFGFRIHGSKPVVVAAIEPETPAESSGLEVGDIIISVNGVEVLDKHHTEVVKIAHDGCEILELEVARTIGVLMHEQQEPPSQPIFSGYLWRQSGQAKGAPNTKKWVRRWFSLRPDNCLYYYKTEDDTQPVGAMIMAKHTVDHCPPEVGKPHAFKIDSGEGIPLYVAADSEELSSRWIKLLKQAATQGTPWLDNCAHNLYQPPSSITRPDCFGYLLKLGSRWCGWSKRYCVLKDACLYFYQDANSKTAFGMACLHGYKVSSMSTNASGKKNSFEIIPPETKLRHYYFCTESEMDKKRWISALEYSIDRWIKSG; the protein is encoded by the exons ATGATTG AACTAATCACTTCGAATTCAGCAATAGATTCGTTGCGCCGAAAGCTGGAAGATGTGTTGAAATTGATGCTCTTAGTCTGGGCACGCGAATCGCATGTAATCTCCAAGATTACAGCCGGCGAAAGGG GCGTTGACAAAACTATTGTGGTAAAGAGTGAATCCGGCGAATTCGGCTTTCGCATACATGGCTCGAAGCCGGTAGTCGTTGCCGCTATTGAACCAGAAACACCCGCCGAAAGTTCTGGTCTCGAAGTGGGCGACATAATTATCTCTGTGAACGGCGTCGAAGTGTTGGATAAACATCACACCGAGGTGGTGAAGATTGCGCACGATGGCTGCGAAATACTCGAGTTGGAGGTGGCGCGCACCATTGGCGTACTCATGCACGAGCAGCAGGAGCCACCCAGCCAACCGATCTTTAGCGGCTATTTGTGGCGGCAGAGCGGTCAGGCGAAAGGCGCACCAAATACGAAGAAATGGGTGCGACGCTGGTTCTCGCTGCGGCCAGACAATTGCCTTTACTACTACAAAACAGAGGAT GACACACAACCCGTTGGCGCTATGATCATGGCTAAACACACAGTTGATCACTGCCCGCCAGAGGTCGGCAAGCCGCACGCCTTCAAAATTGATTCCGGCGAAGGTATACCACTGTATGTGGCTGCTGACTCCGAGGAATTGTCCAGCCGTTGGATTAAGTTGCTGAAGCAAGCGGCCACACAGGGCACACCCTGGCTAGATAATTG CGCTCACAATCTCTATCAACCACCGAGCAGCATTACACGTCCGGACTGTTTTGGCTACCTGCTGAAATTGGGCTCCCGCTGGTGTGGCTGGTCGAAACGCTACTGTGTACTGAAGGATGCTTGTTTGTATTTCTATCAGGATGCGAATAGCAAAACGGCATTTG GTATGGCGTGCCTGCATGGCTATAAGGTTTCGTCAATGTCGACTAACGCCTCTGGTAAGAAGAATTCCTTTGAGATTATTCCACCAGAGACTAAATTGCGGCATTACTATTTCTGCACCGAATCTGAGATGGATAAAAAGAG ATGGATTTCGGCTCTTGAATATTCCATCGATCGTTGGATAAAATCTGGGTAA